The following proteins are co-located in the Castanea sativa cultivar Marrone di Chiusa Pesio chromosome 8, ASM4071231v1 genome:
- the LOC142607830 gene encoding putative disease resistance protein RGA1, translating to MSESILEAIVKHVVGGFSSQIRMLRDFDDAIEKLRNTIYTTQAQLLDAEDKHATTGDIALNHWVEKLKDAFNDAEDLLDLVSSTDSMTEMDKEVRIFFSCSKQLTFRLKMAQKVNAILERLNDIEIERLIFNIDLRKPPVMRSGDKEELVFGREDDKKAITKLLLDSKDNLSVIPIVGIRGVGKTLLAQLIFKDKNVENHFNLRLWVCLSVSDVFDVKLILKKMVESLRRISLENPPMDKLQSFVRENIAGKRYLLVLDGVCNEDQVEWLSLKKELMGGDRGSKILITTRSFLAGEMVGTTPPYVLKGLSEEQSWSLLCHVAFEEGREPLRPEVLEYGREIVKICRGLPSMIKLMGNGLSAKRPDASSGIKTIEPFSESSTHCNFLPVLKRKECFAYCSLFPEDCIIDKMTLIKLWMAQGFIHSSNGNQHMEDVGDEYFMSLLRNSLFLEFKKDEWGNVLSCRMDDLIRDAAVFVAGTGSTIIDMKAEIINKRSRHFLFCSSLHSSRELLDQLLKAKKLRTFLLPTQYKGRLDKTIIDKLISRFKYLRVLDLHDSGIEMVPPSIGNLLLLRYLDLSGNEDINLLPPSITRLLNLQTLKLSSCVNLKELPRDIWKLVNLRHLEIGGCKSLAHMPDGLGRLTTLQTLPLFVIGKGTASLGKTGALSELMGLNNLRGELTILNLGHIKIDTSESNAANLESKGFLQAVRLQWEPIEGDVDPANDEALLETLRPHPNVALLGIEGYMGLNFPSWMKDDIFWCLPNLVAINISRCSKCQHLPSLSHLHCLKTLYVGELTSLEVIEERDHEPSRGNLVGGSGRQPSPSSAVPFSSLKELTLYKLPNLTGWRMRREGVAAKNQQFPLVLSFPCLSKLSIEHCPNLTSMPLFLNLEEDLKLTDVRRELLQQQSMVVKQTLATSLTSSSSTSSSFSSSSFPSFSTYSPFSKLKSLHIASIKDLDGIQWQSLRNLRSLVLITISNLVYLPDEIQYATTLQHLKIVNCSNLMTLPEWMGNVKSLQQLEIIQCPNLTSLPDEIYHLQKLIISDCPKLLERSHTETGVDWPKIAHISSLHIT from the coding sequence ATGTCAGAGTCCATTCTAGAGGCAATCGTTAAACATGTTGTCGGTGGCTTTTCTTCGCAGATTAGGATGCTCCGGGATTTCGATGATGCGATTGAAAAGCTTAGGAACACGATCTACACAACCCAAGCTCAACTTCTCGATGCTGAGGATAAGCACGCCACCACCGGTGATATAGCACTCAACCATTGGGTCGAAAAGCTGAAAGATGCCTTTAACGACGCTGAGGACTTGCTGGACCTTGTCTCCTCTACAGACTCGATGACTGAAATGGACAAAGAGGTACGTATTTTCTTCTCATGCTCGAAACAGCTCACTTTTCGGCTTAAGATGGCTCAAAAAGTAAACGCAATTCTGGAGAGGTTGAATGATATTGAAATTGAAAGGTTAATCTTCAATATTGATCTACGAAAACCTCCAGTGATGAGATCAGGGGATAAAGAAGAACTGGTTTTTGGGAGAGAGGATGATAAGAAAGCCATTACAAAGCTTTTGTTGGATTCTAAAGACAACCTTTCAGTCATTCCTATAGTTGGAATTCGAGGAGTTGGGAAGACCCTTTTGGCTCAATTGATATTTAAAGACAAGAATGTTGAAAACCATTTCAACCTACGACTTTGGGTGTGTTTGTCGGTTTCTGATGTCTTTGATGTTAAATTAATTCTTAAGAAAATGGTGGAATCTTTAAGGCGGATCAGTCTTGAAAATCCTCCTATGGATAAATTGCAAAGTTTCGTCCGAGAAAATATTGCTGGAAAGAGATATTTGCTTGTTTTGGATGGTGTCTGCAATGAAGATCAAGTAGAATGGTTGAGTTTGAAAAAAGAGTTGATGGGTGGTGACAGAGGAAGTAAGATTCTGATAACTACAAGGTCATTCTTAGCTGGAGAAATGGTTGGCACTACTCCACCCTATGTTTTAAAAGGCTTGTCGGAAGAGCAATCATGGTCTTTATTGTGTCATGTTGCCTTTGAAGAAGGCCGAGAGCCATTGAGACCAGAAGTTTTAGAATATGGTAGAGAGATTGTAAAGATTTGCAGAGGCCTTCCATCCATGATAAAGCTAATGGGAAATGGGTTATCTGCTAAACGACCAGATGCTTCGTCAGGGATCAAGACTATTGAACCTTTTTCGGAAAGTAGTACACACTGTAATTTTTTACCAGTCCTAAAGCGGAAGGAGTGCTTTGCTTATTGTTCATTGTTTCCTGAAGATTGTATCATTGATAAGATGACACTTATAAAACTTTGGATGGCCCAAGGATTCATCCATTCCTCAAATGGAAACCAACACATGGAGGATGTTGGTGATGAGTATTTTATGAGTTTACTTCGGAATtcattatttttggagttcaaGAAAGATGAATGGGGCAATGTATTGAGTTGTAGAATGGATGATTTAATTCGTGATGCGGCAGTGTTTGTAGCTGGTACTGGAAGCACCATCATAGACATGAAGGCggaaattattaataaaagatctcgtcattttttgttttgttctagTTTACATTCATCACGGGAACTTCTGGACCAATTGCTAAAAGCCAAGAAGTTGCGGACGTTTCTTTTGCCAACTCAATATAAGGGAAGGTTGGATAAAACAATTATTGATAAACTTATTTCAAGATTTAAGTACTTGCGTGTGTTAGATTTGCATGATTCAGGGATTGAAATGGTTCCACCTTCAATTGGTAACTTGCTATTGTTAAGGTATCTTGATCTTTCTGGGAACGAAGACATCAACCTGTTGCCCCCTTCAATTACAAGGCTACTAAATCTGCAAACTCTTAAGCTCTCCTCTTGTGTTAACCTTAAAGAATTGCCTAGAGATATTTGGAAGTTGGTCAATCTTAGACACCTTGAGATTGGTGGATGTAAAAGTTTGGCTCATATGCCAGATGGACTTGGGCGGTTAACAACACTTCAAACATTACCTTTATTTGTGATTGGCAAGGGCACTGCAAGCTTGGGGAAGACTGGCGCGCTAAGTGAATTGATGGGGTTAAACAACTTGAGAGGAGAGCTaacaattttgaatttgggACATATCAAAATTGATACTTCAGAATCTAATGCTGCCAACTTGGAAAGCAAAGGATTCCTTCAGGCTGTCAGATTACAGTGGGAACCAATAGAAGGTGATGTTGATCCGGCCAATGATGAAGCACTTCTTGAAACCCTCAGGCCACACCCAAATGTGGCTCTATTAGGCATTGAAGGGTATATGGGCTTAAATTTTCCGAGTTGGATGAAGGATGATATATTTTGGTGCCTCCCAAATCTTGTTGCAATTAATATAAGCAGGTGTTCCAAATGCCAGCATCTACCATCATTGAGTCATCTCCATTGTCTCAAGACTCTCTATGTTGGAGAATTAACTTCTCTTGAGGTCATAGAAGAGAGGGATCATGAACCCTCAAGGGGCAATCTGGTTGGAGGCAGCGGAAGACAACCATCACCATCTTCAGCAGTACCTTTCTCAAGTCTAAAGGAATTAACGCTCTATAAATTGCCTAATCTGACAGGATGGAGGATGAGGAGGGAAGGAGTTGCAGCAAAGAATCAACAATTTCCGTTAGTCCTGTCATTTCCTTGTCTCTCTAAATTGTCAATAGAGCATTGCCCAAACCTGACATCTATGCCTCTTTTTCTAAATCTTGAAGAAGATTTGAAGCTGACTGATGTCAGAAGGGAGCTTCTACAACAGCAGTCAATGGTGGTGAAACAAACATTAGCAACTTCCTtaacctcttcttcttctacttcttcttctttttcttcttcttcattcccCTCCTTTTCAACTTACTCCCCATTTTCCAAATTGAAGTCTCTGCATATTGCAAGCATCAAGGATCTAGACGGCATACAATGGCAAAGCCTCAGGAACCTCCGTTCACTGGTTCTTATCACTATTTCAAATCTGGTGTATTTACCTGACGAGATTCAATATGCGACCACACTGCAACATCTTAAGATTGTAAACTGTTCTAACTTGATGACCTTACCAGAGTGGATGGGCAACGTCAAGTCACTTCAGCAGCTCGAAATAATTCAATGCCCCAATTTAACATCACTGCCTGATGAGATTTATCACTTACAGAAACTCATAATCTCAGACTGTCCCAAATTATTGGAAAGATCCCATACCGAAACAGGTGTGGATTGGCCTAAAATAGCTCACATCTCAAGTTTGCACATCACCTGA